The genomic window ACAACTCTTGCAACGCGCTCGTACTGGTCAACCGCCGCACCGAGGCCGGCATGAAGGTCGACTCCATCCAGTCCGGCGGAAAAACGCCCATGCCCGGTTGCGGCTTGTCGCTCTGCCGATGGAACATGCCGCGAATCAACGAGCTAGCGTCGGCCGGCACACCGGAAATAAGCAACGGCTTCAGCACAGCGCTGGCCTCCCCGGCCGCACGGGCGTCCTGCGATTGCGTCGGCGCTGAATCGCGCACGTAGAAGCCGCGCTGCTTGCGGGCCTCCACCAGGCCTTGCGCCAGCAACTGGTCGTACGCCGCCACCACGGTGTGCGGGCTCACGCCTTGCTGCCGCGCGCATTCGCGCACCGAGGGCAAGCGCGCGCCTGGCGCCAGCAGCCGGTTTCGGATGCGCTCGGCAAAGCGTCCGGCGAGCTGTTCGGTGAGCGATTGGGTCGAAGTACGTGTCAGCATGCGTGTCCGTCTGTGCCCCGTTTTTCACCTCTGTACCGAAGGGCCGGCCAATACAGACGAGATCCTTGTCCGACGATCTGTGTCGGTACTGTAATGGTCAAGAGTTTAGAGTCTGTTCCATGGACTGGCAAGAATTCACCGCGCTGATGGTGTTGGCTACGGCGATGAGTTTTTCGCCGGGGCCGAACACGACGCTGTCGACCGCGCTCGCGGCCAACGGTGGTCTGAAGCGCGCGATGCGTTTCATCGTCGCCGTGCCCGTGGGCTGGACTTTGTTGCTGGTGCTCTGCGCTGCCGGCATCGGTTCACTGGTGGTTGCGGTGCCCGCGCTGCGCCTGGTCATCAAGGCACTCGGCATCGCTTACTTGCTGTGGTTCGCCTGGAAGCTGAGCCGCAGCGCAACGCTCGGCAGCGCCGATGAGGCGCAGCTGTCGGTCGGCTTCGTCCAGGGCGTGATGCTGCAGTTCATCAACATCAAGGCCTGGTTGCTGGCACTCACGCTGGTGGCGGGCTGGATCGCCGGGCAGCCCGATGCGCTGGGTCGCTTCGCCATCGTCGCGCCAGTCATGCTGTTTTATGCATTCGCGAGCAACCTGGCCTATGCGGTGGTCGGTGCCGTGCTGCGCACCTGGCTTACCGAAGGAAAGCGCCTGTTGTGGTTCAACCGCGGCATGGCCGCCGTGCTGGTGCTCACGGCCTGGTGGATGGTGGGCGTATGAAGGGCTTGCAGCTCAAGGACGAAACGCTGGGCATGTGGCTCGGCGTATTAGGCGTCGCCATCTTCGCCGTCACGTTGCCGATGACGCGGCTGGCGACGGGTACGCAGGCAGCGCCGCAGCTGTCGCCGTGGTTCGTCACCGTCGGCCGCGCGGCGCTGGCCGGCGCGCTCTCCGTCGTTTTCTTGCTGGCGACGCGATCGCCGCGGCCGCAACGTCATCAATGGAAGCCGCTCGGCATCGCCGTGCTTGGCAACGCGGTCGGCTATCCCTTGTTGCTCGGGTATGCGTTGCGCGTCGTCACCGCGAGCCATGCGGCTGTCATCACTGCGCTGCTGCCGCTTGTCACCGCCGCCGTTGCAGCTTGGGTGTTGCATCAGCGCGCGCGGCTCGGCTTCTGGGTGTGCGCCGTGGTCGGCAGCCTGCTCGTTGTCGCGTTTTCGATGCTGCGCGCCAGCAGGCACGGCGGCGGGTTCGGTTTCGAATGGGCCGACCTGTTGCTGGTCGGCGCGGTGATCGCGGCGTCGTTCGGCTATATCTACGGCGCGCAGGTCACGCCGTCGCTCGGTGCCGAGCGCGTGATCTGCTGGGTCTGCGTGATGGCGTTGCCCTTCACCTTGCCGGCGACGCTCGTCTTGTGGCCGGCACAAGTCGTCGCGGTTTCGGCGTGGGTCGGCTTCGTCTACGTCGGCGTGTTCTCGATGTGGATGGGCTTCTTCGCCTGGTATCGGGGCCTGGCGCTCGGCGGTGCACTGCGCGTGAGCCAGGCCCAACTGTTGCAACCGTTTCTGTCGATCCTCGCGTCGATCCCGCTGCTGGGCGAACCGCTCGACGTCGTCACACTGGGCTTCGCGGTCGCAGTGGTCGCGACCGTGGTCATCGGCAAGAAGCTGTCGCAGCCGCGCGCGATGCCGACGGTTGCCACCCCCGCGATCGACACGCTCCGTTGAAAATCGACCGCTACCAAAAATCACCCGCTCATCAGGCAATCAAGGAAAAAGCATGAACTGGAAAATGGCCGCACGAGCCGAAAAGATGAATCCCTCGGTGTTGCGGGAAATTCTGAAGGTCGCCGAACAGCCCGGCATCATCAGCCTGGCGGGCGGCCTGCCCTCACCCAAGACCTTTCCCATCCAAGAGTTCGCCGACGCATGTGCCGAAGTGCTGCACACCGATGGTCAGGCAGCCTTGCAGTACGCGGCGAGTGAAGGCTATGGGCCGCTGCGGCAAGCTGTTGCCGACATGCTGCCGTGGAACGTCGATCCTTCGCTGGTGCTCATCACCACCGGCTCGCAGCAAGGACTCGACCTGGTCGCCAAGGTGCTGATCGATCCGGGCAGCAAGGTGCTTGTCGAAACCCCGACCTATCTTGGCGCGCTGCAGGCTTTCGGCCCGATGGAGCCGGTGCCGGTGAGCGTGGCGAGCGACAACGACGGCGTGCTTGTCGACGACCTGTTGGCCAAGGCCAAAGACGCGCGCTTTGTCTATCTGCTTCCCAACTTCCAGAACCCGACCGGCCGCACCTGGACCGAGGCGCGGCGCGCCGCCGTCTCGGCCGCCGCAGCCAAGGCAGGCCTGCCCATCGTCGAAGACAACCCCTACGGCGACCTGTGGTTCGACGCACCGCCGCCGCTCTCGCTCACCTCGCGCAACCCGGAAGGCTGCATCTACCTCGGCTCTTTCTCCAAGGTATTGGCACCGGGACTCCGCCTGGGCTTCCTGGTCGCGCCCAAAGCGATCTACCCCAAGCTGTTGCAGGCCAAGCAGGCGGTCGATCTACACACACCGATCTTCACGCAGCGCATGGTGTCGTCGGTCATGAAAGACAACTTTCTGGACCGCCACGTGCCGACGATCCGCGCCCTGTACAAGCGCCAGCGCGACGCGATGATCGCTGCCCTGCGCCGCGAGATGAAGGGACTCGACGTCGAGTTCAACACGCCGGTCGGCGGCATGTTCCTGTGGGCGCGCATGCCCGAAGGCATCGACACCGTGGCGCTGTTGCCCAAGGCGGTGGCGCGAGGGGTGGCTTTTGTGCCGGGTGCGCCTTTCTTCGCTGGAGAAGGCGATCCGCGCACGTTGCGACTGTCGTTCGTGACGGCCAGCGTCGAAGAAATCGACATCGCCATCGCCGCGCTGGCCGCCACGTTGCGCGAACAGTTGGCGCACAACGCCGCGGCCGAGGTCGAGCGCGAGCTGGCCTCGACCTGAACGACTGAAACAGAAACCTAAGAACCGAACCATGCTCAATATCTGGGGCCGCATCAGTTCACTCAACGTGCGCAAGGTCGTCTGGTGCGCGCAGGAGCTCGGGCTCGACTTCCAGCGCACCGAAGCCGGCGGCCGCTTCGGCGTGGTGCAAACGCCCGAGTATCTGGCGCTCAATCCGAACGCGATGGTGCCGATGATCGACGACGGCGAGGGTGCCGAGCGCGTCGTGCTGTGGGAGTCGAACGTCATCGTCCGCTACCTGTGCGCGAAGCATTCGCTCGGCAAGCTCTATCCAGACTTGCTGGGCGAACGCTTCGATGCCGAGCGCTGGATGGACTGGCAGCAAACCGCGTTGAACCCGGTGAGCGCGGGCGCTTTCGTGCAGTGGATTCGCACGGCGCCGCATGAGCGCGACGATGCAGTGATTGCGCGTTCGGTCACCGCAGCCGAGCCTCTCTTCACCCTGCTCGACACGCATCTGGCGGACCGGGCCTACATGGCGGGCGACCGCTTCACCATGGCCGACATCCCGATCGGTTGCGAGGCGCATCGCTGGTTCGGCTTGCCCGTCACCGAGTACACGCGGCCGGCCTGGCCGAACCTCGAGCGCTGGTTCGCCGACGTGTCGGCACGCATCGGCGCACGCGGCGTGCTCGACCTCGCACTGGAATGATCTGCCCATGAAAACCCGCGCCTTCAAACAAGTCGACGTGTTCACCGCGGTGCGGTACCGCGGCAACCCGCTGGCCGTGGTGCTCGATGGCACCGACCTCGACGACGCCGAGCTGCAACGCTTCGCGCACTGGACCAACCTGTCGGAAACGACCTTCGTGCTGCCGCCGACCAACGATGCCGCCGACTACCGCGTGCGCATCTTCACGCCCGGCGGCGAGATGCCCTTTGCGGGCCATCCCACGCTGGGCAGTTGCCATGCCTGGCTGGAGGCCGGCGGTCGACCGAGATCCGAAGGCCACGTGGTGCAGCAATGCGCCGCCGGGCTTGTCACGGTGCGGCGCGAAGCCGGCGCCAACGGCGATCGGCTTGCCTTCGCGGCGCCCAAGCTCAAGCGCAGTGCGCCGAGCCCCACCTTGCTGGCCAAGGTGGCGAGTGCGCTCGGACTGAAGGCGCATCAGATTCTGTCGGCCCAACTGCTCGACAACGGACCGGTGTGGCTCGGGCTGCTGCTGAACGATGCGGACACGGTGCTCGCGCTGACGCCGGACCATCGCGCGCTCAAGGAACTGGGACAAGCGGTCGGCGTCGCCGGCGTTCCTGCGCCTGCCAAGAACGGCGCGCTTATCGGTCGGTCGAACCGCGAGGCACGCGCCTTCGGCAGTGCGGACAAGGCGAGCGTGAAGCCCATCGCCCCGATCGCGGCCGACCTGGAAGTCCGCGCGTTCGCTGCCAACATGGGCATCGAAGAAGACCCGGTCACCGGCAGCTTGAACGCCGGTCTCGCCGAATGGCTCATTGCCGACGACCACCTGCCGGCCCGCTACCTCGTCGCACAAGGCCAGACGCTGGGCCGCGACGGCCGCGTGACCGTCGAGCGCGATGCCGACGGCACGATCTGGATCGGTGGCGATTCGGTCACCTGCATCGACGGCACGGTCACGTTGTAGCGATGCCAGCCCGCCTCGACCACCTCGTCATCGCTGCAGCCTCGCTGGACGAAGGCGTGGCCTGGTGCGAGGCCACGCTCGGCGTCACGCCCTCGCCAGGCGGATCGCATCCGATGATGGGCACGCACAACCGCTTGCTCGCCATTTCGAGCGATGCGTTTCCGCAGAGCTACGTAGAGATCATCGCGATCAATCGCAAAGCGACGCCGACGCGCGCAGCCAGATTGCGCCGCTGGTTCGACTTCGACGATGCGGTGCTGCAGGCGGGCCTCGCACGCCACGGTCCGCACCTGATCCATTTCGTCGCCCGCGTGGACGATGCGCGCGCCTCGCTGGAGGCGCTGTCGCGCCACCACGCACACATCGATCGCGGCCCCTTGATCGAAGCCGCACGCGACACGGCCGCCGGCCGCCTCGAATGGCAAATCACCGTGCGCGACGACGGCCAGCGCCTTTTCTACGGCGCGCTGCCGACGTTGATCCAGTGGGGCGCAGTGCACCCGGTCGAGAGCCTGCCAACTTCGGGGGTCTCGCTGCGTTCGATGCATCTGACACACCCGCGCGCCGACGACCTTGCAACCGCGCTGACAGCCATCGGCCTCGTTGACATGAACGTGCTCGCCGGCGCACCGAATCTTGTCGCCGTGCTCGACACGCCGCGCGGCCCCGTCACGCTCGAATCCAAGGGACTCTGACCATGCTTTCTGTCACCGAACTCACCTGGTTCGCCATCGCCTCGCTGCTGCTGGCGCTGACCCCGGGGCCGAACATGATCTATTGCGTCTCGCGCACGCTGGTGCAGGGGCGGCGCGCGGGGTTCGTCTCGCTGGCGGGCGTGTTGCTGGCGTTTCTGGTGCATCTGGTCGCCGCGGCGCTCGGGCTGACGGCGCTGTTGCTCGCCGTGCCGCTGGCCTTCGATGCGATACGCCTGATCGGCGCGGCTTACCTGCTTTGGCTCGCATGGCAGGCGGTGAAGCCCGGCGGCACAGCGCCCTTCGAGCCGCGTGCACTGCCGGCGGACCGGCCGGGCAAGCTCTTTCGCATGGGCTTCCTGACCAACCTGTTGAACCCGAAGGTGGCGATGTTCTACCTCTCGTTCTTTCCGCAATTCATTCACCCGGAGCGTGGCTCGGTGTTGCTGCAAAGCGCGATGCTGGGCGCGGTGCAGATCACAGGCAGTGCGCTGGTCAATGCGACGCTGGTGTTCGGCGCGGCGGGCATCACGGCAGTGCTGTCGCAGAGCACCGGCTGGCTGCGTACGCAGCGCTACGTGATGGGCGCCGTGCTCGCAGCCATCGCAGTGCGCATCGCGCTGACGGAGCGCAAATGACCGCCGTGCTTTTGTCGGAGAACACGCCCGCACCCGCACCCGCACCCATGCTGTTCGACCGCGAAGAAATCGAAGCCGCACAACGAACGGTGTATGCCGCCATGCCGCCGACGCCGCAATACGCGTGGCCGCTGCTGTCCACACGGCTCGGCGCTACGGTGTGGGTCAAGCACGAGAACCACACGCCGGTCGGCGCCTTCAAGATCCGTGGCGGCCTCACTTACTTTGAGATGCTGGCGCGGCAACAGCCCACCGTGCGCCATGTGATCAGTGCAACCCGCGGCAACCACGGGCAGTCGGTCGGCTTCGCAGCACGGCGCCACGGGCTCGCCGCCACCATCGTCGTGCCGCACGGCAACTCGGTCGAAAAGAACGCTTCCATGCGCGCGCTCGGCGTCACGCTGATCGAACACGGCAACGATTTTCAGGAGGCGAGCGAACATGCCGGCATGCTGGCCACGCGCGACGGCCTGCACCGCGTGCCGTCGTTTCATCGCGATCTGGTGCGCGGCGTCGCCACGGCGTATGTCGAATTCTTCGACGCCTTGCGCGACACGCCACCCGACGTTCTGTTCGTCCCGATCGGGCTCGGTTCCGGCTTTGCAGCCGCCGCCGTGGCGCGCGCGCATTGCGGCGTGTCGACGCAAATCATCGGCGTGGTGTCGTCGCACGCCACGGCCTACCGCGATTCCTTCAAGGCAGGACGGATGATGGAGGCGCCTGTCAGCACGCGACTGGCTGACGGCATGGCCTGCCGAACGCCCGTGCCCGAGGCACTTCAGGTCATCCAACGCGAAGCCGACGATGTGATTGCGGTGAGTGACGACGAAGTCGCCGAAGCCATGCGTGCGCTATTTATTGATACGCACAACGTGGCCGAGGGTGCCGGTGCTGCGGCGCTGGCAGCGGCCCTGCAACAGCAGGACCGCTGGCGCGGCAAGACGGTGGGCATTGCGCTCACCGGCGGCAATGTCGACACCGGCATGTTCGCCGGTGTCCTTGCAAGCTAGCCAGTTAGAACGCGAACTTCACACCCAGCGATCCCTGCACCGAAGTCTTCACCCGCGCATCGCTGCCACCGGAGTGAAACAGCTTGCCCACTTCGCCGTACAGGCTCACCGACTTGGTGACCGACAGCGTGGCGCCGACAGCCAATTCGGTCGACGTGTAGCCGATGCGGCTTGAGATCGTGGTCGCACCTGCCAGTCCGACGAAGGTCGCCGTATCGGTACCACCGAATCCGTGCCACAGGTTCACCCGTGCGTACGGCTGGAAGCGACCCATAGACGTCATCATGTCGCCCGCAAAGCGCACGCCGATGCGGCCGAGGATCTGACTGTCCGGGTTTTGCTGCACGTTGGTGAAGCCGGTGATGCCGGTGTTGTCCAGGTTCAGGCGGTGATACACCAACTGGGCCTGCGGCTCGATCGCCCAGCCGTCGCCGATCGCAAAGCGCTGGCCGACTTCAGCCGAGGCCAACAGGCTGTCGCCCTTGGTCTTGGCGCTCGGCTTGAACAGCGCATCGGCGGTCACGTCCTGGCGGCCGTACTGCAGCACAAAGTCGGCGTACATGCCTTGCGGGATCTGGTAGGTCGCGTAGCCGGCCAGGTACTGGCTGTCGGCGCGGAAGCTGCCGGCATAGCCGCTCAGGCCACCGAGGCCGAAGTTGCCGTTGACGTTGGCATCGGTGCGCAGTGCTCCGATGTAGACGCCGGCGTTCCAGCGGTCGTTGGCGAAGAGGTCGACGCCAGTCTGGAAGCCGGTGGTGCTGGCGCGGGTGTCGGTCCCGACGGTGCCGTTTTGCGCGATGGTGGTGGTGCCACCGAAAACACGACCCCAGGCGCGGCGATTGCCACTGCCCCAGCCGGTGTCGCCGGTTGCACTGCTTGCGCCGGTGGCGGGCGCCGCAGCGACGTTGGCTTCGTCGCCCATGCGGCGGTGCAGGTTGCCGAGCATCGCCAGGTCGCCCTGGCGCAGCACATTGCCCATTGCCGAATACACCGGCACTTCGGCGCGGTAGCTCGGGACGCTCAGCGTCGGGAAGGTCGGCGTGACGGGCGTGCCTGGCGTCACGGGCGCGACCTGCGTGGTGTCCTGCGAACGCAAAAAGAAACTGCTGCCGTTGCCGGCCGCATCGGCTGCGTACAAACGGTACTGGAAAGCGCCGGCATCGACGTGGCCCCCGGCCAGTGCGAAGGCGGTCTTGGTGCTGGTGGCGCCGCCTTGTGCGGTCACGACTTCGATGCCATTGCCGGTGGTCAGTGCGCCCAGGCCGCCGAAGTTGGTGATGGCGACGTTGGTCGAGCCCGAGGCGCTAGCACCCGCGCCGTTCAACACCAGGCGGTCGGAGGTGCCGTTGGCGCCGAGCAGGGTGCCCAGTGCCAGCGTACCGCCGTTGCCCACGTACGCGCCGTTCACCGTCAGCGTGGTGCCGGGTGTGGTGCCGACGATCGATACGATGCCCGAGTTGGTGAGCGAGGCGACGGTCTGGCTGTTGCCGTTGAGCGCCAGGGTGGCGCCAGAGGCGACGGTGTGGGCCGAGGCGGCGCTGAGGGCATTGGCTGCGGTCGCCGAGAGCGTGCCCTGGGCCACGGTGGTGGTGCCGGTGTACGTGTTGGCACCTGAGACGGCGAAGACGCCGGTGCCTGTCTTTATCAGCGAGCCGCTGCCGAAGATCGCGCCAGTGAAGGCCGTGCTGGTATTCGCGCCGCCGGTGGTCAGTGCGGCAGAGCCGAGCGTCACGGCGCCTGCGCCGGCCAGCGAGCCGATGGTCTGCGCCTGGTTGGCGAGTGCGAGCGTAGCGCCGTTGGCCACGGTCACGGCCGTATTGGATGGCAGCACGTTGGCCGCACTGGCCTGAAGAGTTCCGGCATTCACGTTGGTGGCACCGGCATAGCTGTTAGCGCCGCCGAGCGTGAAGGTGCCGGTGCCCGTCTTCACCAGCGACCCGGTGCCCGAGACCACACCGTTGAAGGCCGTGCTCGCGTTGTTGCCACCGGTCGTGAGCGTTGCACTGCCGAGCGTGACAGCGCTGCCGGCGACGCCGGCCAGGGAACCGATGGTCTGCGCCTGGCCATTCAGGTCGAAGGTGGCAGCATTTGCAACGGTGAGCGCCGTACCGACCGGCAGCACATTGGCGGCACCGGCGCGCAAGACGCCCGCGTTGACCGTGGTCGCGCCGCCGTACGTGTTGACGCCCGACAGGACGAGGGTGCCGCCAGTGTTCTTGATGAGGCTGTCTGCGCCCTGGATCGAGCCAGCGAAGTTGCCAGCGTTGACCGTCAGCGCCTTGGAAGCGTCCGTGCCCGTCAGTACCGTTCCAGCACCTTGCAGGTTGGCAACGCTCGTGTTGAAACTGTTGAGATCGAGCGTTGCGCCCTTGGCAACCGTCGTCGATGCATTGATCGAGGTCAGAGCGTTGAGGCCGGTGGCGTCGCCGGCGCGCAGTGTGCCGCCGGCCACGTTCAGGCTCGCCACGTTGGTCGTTGTGACGGACGCAGGCGTGAACAGCACCACGCCGTTGTCGGTCGCGTTGCCGAAGGTCGCGACCGATGCCTTGTTCGTGATGCCAGCCGTGAAAGTAAACGTCTTGCCTGTCGCTGCGGCCACGGTGGCCGATCCGTTGAAAGTGATGCTCTGCAAGGCATCGCCGAACGCCACATCGTTTGTCGCCAGCAATTCACCACCGGTCATGACGACCGCGCCAGTGCCCAAAGCTTGCGCGTTATTGAACGCCAGGGTTCCCGCAGTGATGCCCGTACCGCCCGAATAGGTGCTGGCGCCGGTCAGCGCCAGCGTTCCGGCGCCGACTTTGACGACTGAACCGCCGGTCGCAGTGGCGGCGTTGTTGTAGCCGTTGCCATTGAGGTCCTTGAACTGCTTGCCCAAGTCAGAAATGACGCCGCTGACGGTGTCGCTGTCACCCAGAATGCTGGCAGCGCCGACCGTCAACGCTTTTCCGCCCAAGACCACGTTGCCGGCGCCTGACAGCCTGCCGATCGCAACGCCGGTGGTGGAGTCGCTGATATAGACCGTGCCGGCGACGGCGTTGTTCACCTTGGCACCGCTCAGATCTACCGTGCCCAGGAGATACAGCCGACCGTCGGTGTTGTTGATCGTGGCAGTGCCGCCCGTGCTGTTGCCCTCGAAATAGATTCGACCGCCGCCGCTGTTGTTGAGGGTCGACGTTGCCGCCGTCGTACCGGCTTGAAAGTCGATCAACGCGCCGGCAGCCTTGCTGCTGATGGTGGCATTGCCAGCCGACGCGCCGGCAGCGAACGTCACGCCGGAGTTCGTTCCCAGCGTGTCGGTACTTCTCAGCGTTTGGATCTGCAAGTTGCCGGCAGTAACACCAGTGCCCGTGAAGTCGAGCTCGCCGTTGTTGTAGATGCTGACCGCGTTGCCGCCCGTCCCGAGGGCGCCGTTGCTCGTGATCGCGATATTGATGCGGCCCGAAGCGGGGACATTCGGCACATCGTTGCGGCCGACTTGCGTGGTTCCGGTAAACCCTGCGCTGCTGCCCGACAGTGTCAGTCGCGTCGTTTCGCTCGGGCTGGTCCCGAGGTTGACCAGCGCCAGTGCACCGCTGCCGGCGAAGCCGCCGCTCAGGACATTTGCGAAGGCGTCGTTGACGTCAATCGAGCCACCGCCAACCGATACGGTTATGGCCCGCGCGCTCGTTACGCCGCCGGCTCCGAACTGGAGTGTGCCCCCGTTGAGTTGCAAGCCGTTGGCCGCGTTTCCCAATACAAGATCACTGGAAATGCGCAAAATGCCGGCCGCAATCGAGGTGACGCCGACGTAGGAGTTGCCTGTGTTACTCAGTTGCAGCGTGCCCGTACCGTCCTTGACGATTCCACCGGCAGTCGTGAAGTTACTGATCAAACCGGTCTGGTCTGCGACAGCCGTCGGAGCCACCGTGAGCGTCACGCCGCCCGATGCGTTGATCGGAGTGTTGTACGTGCCGGTCGCCCCATAGGAAGTCGACTGCGCAAGCGCCCCGGTCGCACCCAATCCACCAATCAGCGCTGCGGCCACGATGGCCACAGTCGACCCGGAACGTTTGCCGCGCGAACGTGTGACTTCAGAAACGGCAACCCATGCGCCGAGTGCATGGTTCCAGACGCTGCGATACGAGGTGTTCAAAAGAGGCTCCGATGACGGTGAAAATGTCCGCTACGCCCAGTAACAACTAAGCCTGCGAAATAACGAAATTGAGTATCTTAGTGTTACACAGGTTTGGCTTGTTGCTGTTGCTGATAAGTACCAAGTACTACCTTCTAAAGCGAACTGCCAATTTGTTCCACCTCATTGAATGCTATAAAAACGATAGCAAAAGTCGCAAGCGGGACAAGCTTTTCCAGCCTTGCTATTGCCAAATAGACCCATGGGAACCCTCTACTTCGTGCGCCACGGACAAGCAAGCTTCGGGGCGTTGGACTACGACAACTTGAGCGATTTGGGAATCCGTCAGGCCGTGCGGCTTGGCGAGTACTGGCGCGAACGGGGCGTGAAGTTCGACGCGGTGATCACCGGAACGCTCAAGCGCCATGTCCAGACATGGAACGGCATCGCCGAGGGTTTGGGCATCGAGCGCGACGACGTGCTGCCGTGGCCGGGGCTGAACGAGTACGACAGCGAGGCCATCATTGCGACGATTCACCCGGAGAAGCTTGAAAAAGCCGATTCACCGGAGATGTACCGCCATCATTTCCGGCTACTTCGCACTGGCCTCGCCGCGTGGATGCAGGGCAAGACCGAGCCGGTCGGCATGCCCAGCTACATCGACTTTCTGGCGGGTGTCACGACCGCGCTAGACCACGTGCGAGACAGGCACCATGGCGCCAAGGTGCTGGTGGTGTCGAGCGGTGGGCCGATCAGCACGGCGGTCGGCCACGTATTGGGGACCAGCCCCGAGACGACGATCGAGCTCAACATGCGCATTCGGAACACCTCGATCACAGAGTTCGCGTTCACACCGAAGCGCCACATGCTGGTCACCTACAACACGCTGCCGCACCTCGACGGGCCGGACTACGAGAGTTGGGTTACGTACGCCTGAAACGTGCGCCTGAAGCCGCCTTCAGCGCAGCGGCTTCACGAACTTCAAGGTCATGCGGTCGGACTCGCCGATGCCTTCGAACCTTTTCCGGTCGACATCACCACCGCGCAACGTCGGCGGCAGCGACCAGACGCCGTCCGGATGGTCTTTGGTGTCGAGCGCGTTGGCGTTGATCTCGTTGCGCGCGGCCAGCTCGAAGCCCGCTGCGCGGGCGCGGGCGATGACGAAATTTTCGGGCCCGTAGCCGCGTCCGGCAGCGGACATCGTGTGCCAGCCGAGGCACCTCGTGCGTCAAGCCTGCCAGACACCGAAACCGAGTCTGCGCAGCGAGATGCCGAGCTCGACCTCCATGTCACGCGCTGCGTCGTATGGCATCGGGTTGTAGCGATCGTAGAGTTTCGGCAGCAGCCGCACACCGAAGTCGCGCACGAACACGTTGGCCTGGATACCGGCCTTGTGCTTGTCGAAGCGCACGTCGGGATCGAGCCCCGTCATGCCGACGTAGACGAAGGGCTTGCCCAGCGTCCAGCCAGAGTTGGCCTTGCGAAAGCGCGTGCTGTTCCAGACCTGGTCGTCGAGCTCCACGACATACACGTGGTAGTGGTGACTGCGGGGAATGCGCGGGACTTTTGGCGCCTTGGGGACTTTTGGAACGCTGGGAACGCGAGGCGGCATGCGGTCATCGTATTTGACGAACCTGCACAGGTCGGGCGTTCGGTGGTGGAACCATCGGCAGCGGCGCACGATAGCCCTCCGGCTTCCACTGCTGGCTTGCCGTCGACCCCGAACTGAAGACTTTGACAGCGCGGTTGCCGTCGCATAACGCGTCCGAAAACGAAACCTTGCCGTTCTCGTCGGTGCATCGCTGCACCTGCGCTTGAACGCTGCCGACGCTGACGGCTGCGAGTACAGCTGCGCACGCCATAAGCCACTGCCTCCGCGACGCGTGCACGGCATCAGCGCAGTACGCGCCCCTCGGCCGTGATGTAGACCAGGTCGACCGCGCGCGCCGCATCGTGCAGTGGCGGACGCAAATTCACGCGAAAGCCGCCGACGTCGTAGTCGGTCATGCCGGTCATGGCTTTTTGCAGCGCCACGCGTGTGGG from Variovorax sp. PAMC28562 includes these protein-coding regions:
- a CDS encoding LysE family translocator, which translates into the protein MDWQEFTALMVLATAMSFSPGPNTTLSTALAANGGLKRAMRFIVAVPVGWTLLLVLCAAGIGSLVVAVPALRLVIKALGIAYLLWFAWKLSRSATLGSADEAQLSVGFVQGVMLQFINIKAWLLALTLVAGWIAGQPDALGRFAIVAPVMLFYAFASNLAYAVVGAVLRTWLTEGKRLLWFNRGMAAVLVLTAWWMVGV
- a CDS encoding DMT family transporter, whose protein sequence is MKGLQLKDETLGMWLGVLGVAIFAVTLPMTRLATGTQAAPQLSPWFVTVGRAALAGALSVVFLLATRSPRPQRHQWKPLGIAVLGNAVGYPLLLGYALRVVTASHAAVITALLPLVTAAVAAWVLHQRARLGFWVCAVVGSLLVVAFSMLRASRHGGGFGFEWADLLLVGAVIAASFGYIYGAQVTPSLGAERVICWVCVMALPFTLPATLVLWPAQVVAVSAWVGFVYVGVFSMWMGFFAWYRGLALGGALRVSQAQLLQPFLSILASIPLLGEPLDVVTLGFAVAVVATVVIGKKLSQPRAMPTVATPAIDTLR
- a CDS encoding PLP-dependent aminotransferase family protein, with product MNWKMAARAEKMNPSVLREILKVAEQPGIISLAGGLPSPKTFPIQEFADACAEVLHTDGQAALQYAASEGYGPLRQAVADMLPWNVDPSLVLITTGSQQGLDLVAKVLIDPGSKVLVETPTYLGALQAFGPMEPVPVSVASDNDGVLVDDLLAKAKDARFVYLLPNFQNPTGRTWTEARRAAVSAAAAKAGLPIVEDNPYGDLWFDAPPPLSLTSRNPEGCIYLGSFSKVLAPGLRLGFLVAPKAIYPKLLQAKQAVDLHTPIFTQRMVSSVMKDNFLDRHVPTIRALYKRQRDAMIAALRREMKGLDVEFNTPVGGMFLWARMPEGIDTVALLPKAVARGVAFVPGAPFFAGEGDPRTLRLSFVTASVEEIDIAIAALAATLREQLAHNAAAEVERELAST
- a CDS encoding glutathione S-transferase family protein codes for the protein MLNIWGRISSLNVRKVVWCAQELGLDFQRTEAGGRFGVVQTPEYLALNPNAMVPMIDDGEGAERVVLWESNVIVRYLCAKHSLGKLYPDLLGERFDAERWMDWQQTALNPVSAGAFVQWIRTAPHERDDAVIARSVTAAEPLFTLLDTHLADRAYMAGDRFTMADIPIGCEAHRWFGLPVTEYTRPAWPNLERWFADVSARIGARGVLDLALE
- a CDS encoding PhzF family phenazine biosynthesis protein, whose translation is MKTRAFKQVDVFTAVRYRGNPLAVVLDGTDLDDAELQRFAHWTNLSETTFVLPPTNDAADYRVRIFTPGGEMPFAGHPTLGSCHAWLEAGGRPRSEGHVVQQCAAGLVTVRREAGANGDRLAFAAPKLKRSAPSPTLLAKVASALGLKAHQILSAQLLDNGPVWLGLLLNDADTVLALTPDHRALKELGQAVGVAGVPAPAKNGALIGRSNREARAFGSADKASVKPIAPIAADLEVRAFAANMGIEEDPVTGSLNAGLAEWLIADDHLPARYLVAQGQTLGRDGRVTVERDADGTIWIGGDSVTCIDGTVTL
- a CDS encoding VOC family protein yields the protein MPARLDHLVIAAASLDEGVAWCEATLGVTPSPGGSHPMMGTHNRLLAISSDAFPQSYVEIIAINRKATPTRAARLRRWFDFDDAVLQAGLARHGPHLIHFVARVDDARASLEALSRHHAHIDRGPLIEAARDTAAGRLEWQITVRDDGQRLFYGALPTLIQWGAVHPVESLPTSGVSLRSMHLTHPRADDLATALTAIGLVDMNVLAGAPNLVAVLDTPRGPVTLESKGL
- a CDS encoding LysE family translocator; this translates as MLSVTELTWFAIASLLLALTPGPNMIYCVSRTLVQGRRAGFVSLAGVLLAFLVHLVAAALGLTALLLAVPLAFDAIRLIGAAYLLWLAWQAVKPGGTAPFEPRALPADRPGKLFRMGFLTNLLNPKVAMFYLSFFPQFIHPERGSVLLQSAMLGAVQITGSALVNATLVFGAAGITAVLSQSTGWLRTQRYVMGAVLAAIAVRIALTERK